The sequence AGCGAGGTTTTCTTGCTGTTCGACTGCCTCTACCTTCTGTCAGGGGGCAGGACAGTCTACTTCGGGAAGGCATCGGAGGCCTGCGAGGTGAAGGCACTGGTCTCTACTCTCTACTCTACTACCGATGCATATGGCTGGCATCTGAGAGAGCCGTCTATCTGTTGCGTGCACAGTTCTTCGCCCAGGCTGGCTTCCCGTGCCCGCCGATGCGCAACCCGTCGGACCATTTCCTCCGGTGCATAAACTCGGATTTCGACAAGGTGAAGGCCACTCTCAAAGGGTCGATGAAGGCGAGGGTGAGTCGGATTTCACCACCTCGCTCCTTAGTTTTTTTTTTGGCTGTTGTAGCCTATATACATAGCATCTCCTTTCGCTCGTGTAGTTCGAAAGGTCCAACGACGACGACCCGCTGGAGAAGATGACGACGTCGGAAGCGATGAGGAGGCTCACCAGCTACTACCAGCACTCGCAGTGCCACATCAACGCGCAGCAGAAAGTGGACGAGATGGCCCGGCTCGTAAGCGCCAGCTGCTCCATTCTCTTGGACGATCGTTCACCGCTTTCCAACACAACTGATGAAAGGCCGGGGGGGATCCATGTCTGTCTGTCTGTCCTCGCAGAAAGGAACGGTGCTGGATCCAGGAGGAGGGAGCCAGGCCAGCTTCCTGATGCAGGCGTTCACGCTCACGAAGCGCTCGTTCGTCAACATGTCCAGGGACTTCGGCTACTACTGGCTCAGGCTCATCATCTACATCGTCGTCACGCTTTGCATCGGGACTATATACCTCAACGTTGGGACCGGATACAGCTCTATCCTGGTAATTATTAACACGCAACATCTATCGTCGTCTTTTGTTGGGTTAATTGGGCACTGAATGAATAATAATGCGTCTACTTGCTTGTTCTGAATCTGACTGATGAAAACTACTATACTACTAGGCCCGGGGCGCGTGTGCTTCGTTCATCTTCGGCTTCGTCACGTTCATGTCCATCGGAGGGTTTCCGTCTTTCGTGGAGGACATGAAGGTCTGTCTCTGTCATCGGAGGGTTTCCTATGCTCAGGGCCTCAGGCTCAGCTTATTAATTCAATTCCCGTTTCTTTATAATTCTCCAGGTGTTCCAGAGGGAGAGGCTGAACGGGCACTACGGCGTGCTGGCGTTCGTCGTCAGCAACACGGTCTCGGCGATGCCGTTCCTGGTCCTCATCACCTTCGTGTCGGGCACGCTGTGCTACTTCATGGTGCGCCTGCACCCGGGCTTCACGCACTACCTCTTCTTCGTGCTGGCGCTCTACGCCAGCGTCACCGTCGTCGAGAGCCTCATGATGGCCATCGCCAGCGTCATCCCCAACTTCCTCATGGGCATCATAATCGGCGCAGGGATCCAGGTAATTAAACTGAGACTGAGAGACTGAGACTGAGACTGAGGGTTCCCTAATGGTCGTCGTGGACACACACAGGGGATCTTCATGCTGGTGTCGGGTTACTTCAGGCTTCCGCACGACATCCCCAAGCCCTTCTGGAGGTACCCCATGTCATACATCAGCTTCCACTACTGGGCGCTGCAGGGGCAGTACCAGAACGACCTCAGGGGCCTGCTGTTCGACAACCAGGACGACGAGCTGCCCAGGATCCCGGGGGAGTTCATCCTGGAGACCGTGTTCCAGATCGACGTCGCccgctccaagtggctggacctgGCCGTGCTCTTCAGCATGATCGTCATCTACCGCCTGCTCTTCTTCCTCATGATCAAGGCCAGCGAGGACGTCACCCCCTGGCTGCGCCGCTACGTCGCGCGGCGCCGGGTGCGGAACCGTCGCCACCGCAAGCCGGACCTGCCCGCCCGGACGCCGTCGCTCCGCGGGTACGTCGTCGACGCGGCCAGCCTGCCGGACGACCACCCGTGACGAAAGAGCGCGAGAGAAAACGTACGGGCAGGGATGTCATTTCATATCATATCACACAGAGGCTAAACCGGATCGAGCTGATAATAACACACTCACTCACTAGTACTGCAATAATATGATGTTAAGTTGGTATAGCAACCGCTTAAGTGCCCGTTCGGTTCTTCCTGAATGCTTTACTGGATTGGTTCCGGATTGGAATAGTTCACAAATTTGTATTAGCTCGATGAGTTGGAATGATTCCGGCCTTCAATCTGGACTAAACGAACAGAGCTGTAATGGAGTGTTGCTTGATGCACTGCTAAGATGTACACGTATATGAAGAGCATGTGACCATCAGTTCTACACATCTTGGGTTGGACTTTGACACCCTAGGGTTAAGTGGTTTGCCTCCAATTACTTACTTAGGGGCGAGTTGGGAATGTATAAGATCCCTTCATAAATAGGGAGGATGATTTGACCGTTGTCATCTCCCTAGCACATCATTTCATTTCATCCTTCTTCTATAGGTTCTCTCATTCCTCTGGTATGCTATTGAGTTCCACATATGATTAATTTAGACACTGCAGAAATTATTCACTTGTGCAATCCGACTCCATAATTGGTGAATCTTGTGAGCATGGAGACACTTATCACCTCGATTTATGGTGGATAAATCGTATGAGTTGTTTGCTAAGTTTTAGTTGCTCTTCTTTTGATACCTAGTTTTCACTTGTTTTTGGTGTTCTAGTGTTCCGGTTGGCATGGGTGTTTTGGGTCTATTTCTTGGCCTTTTTTGAATTCATCAAACCACTAGTTGGGTTGAGTGATTTGCATAAGTAGTCCTACTTTATCTCCGCTGGAGTTGAGACCATTATGTGTTGATTTTAAAGACTTTTTTGTGTTGTGCTTGGTATTTTTTTTCCTAGTTTGAGTGATCAGTTGTGTTCGTCGGTTATCACCAATAATATCTTTTTTACAAGGAAGAATATATTATTTTTAATGACCAAACATCATGTTGAACAAAGTCTTCAAAACTCTCTATTGGTCTCTACATAATAAGATGCATACAACCTAAACAACACTATGACGACAAGCACGCTCTAGTGATAGTCGATCCGTAGACTAGAACACCATCCATTAGCCTGGGGAAAAGGCTTTGGCCACTTGCTCCAACCGAAATGTAGCCTCTATAGTTGTAGAACGTGGTTTCTGCTTCAGTAGCACAACCCATGTATGTAGCCAATGGATAGTAATGAAGATAATCTACAAAGGAGTCAACATGTTCTTTTTCTGAAAACTAacagcttgttcgctgcggcttgctgcggctgcaatccggctgcggctgcggcttctacagtatttttctctctatggattgcagctgcagcagtccaaacagctgcaacagtgtcggcttgtagccagccgaacacgccctAAATTATTCCTACATAACCAGAATGACCAAACGGTGGCTACTATTCCTAGTAGGAAAAGACTTCTAAAATCTTTCTTGAAACCCACTAATCAATTCCCAAACATATTGGAAACTCTAGAGGGTTTAGAAATACCTACAACCAATTAAATTAAGCCCCAATCATCCAAGCAAAGCAACAGTCAAAAAACAAGTGCCTAGTTGTTGTCTCATTCTTGTGACAAAAGCAACATGTTTTGCTTCCCAGCCAACTACGTTTAGCAATAAATAAATACTTCGCATTAAAACCTTTCGTTCAAGCTGAGTGAAAATCGGGAGACACATTTTTGTTCTAGTCTGATGAGAGTAAAACAAGATTTTCTTCGCTTTGGAACTTTCAATATCCGGAGTGGATCGGAGGTGAGATTCTCGGAGAATATTTGGCTTTGAAGAACTGTCTTAAAAGATCAATACCCTGATTTATATTGTATAACTAGAAGAAAAATCACAACCATAGCACAAGTGTTGGGGTCCTCACATGCAAACATAACATGGAGACGATCGTTGATTGGAACAAAACATGTAGCTTGGAATGAGCTCTCATCAAGTTTAGCTAATACTTTTTCTAGCTCAAGATAGAGGTGGATTTCGCTAGAACTTGCAGAAAAATGGACAGTTCTAGGTGAAATCTATTTATCAAGTTTTAATTAACCGTGATGCCCCCAATTTAAATAAATGTTTGTGGAAACTGAAGTCACCGCTGAAAGTTAAGATTTTCTTAACTTTCAGTTCTTCACACCAAGAATATCTAGTTACTACTTAGCTCGTGAGCTACTCACCTTCTGTTTTTGTTGTCTTGAATCTTTAGGCTTAGGTGAAGTTTTAGGAAGATCTCATTGTTGCACTACATAGAGACCACGGTGAACAATTAAACCAAATCTCTCATGTGCATGATGCCAAATCAAGAGGGGGTAGTGGTAGCAGTGAGGCGTGAAAACAGTGGTACCTATAAATGGCAACATTGAACACACAGCTCATCTACTGGGAGATTTCGCCTATGGGATGGATCATGGATCTCGCCCGCTGGGGCACCGCGCAGCGCAGACTGTGCAGTTTACGACAAGAACAGCGTAGGCAAAGGACGCCGGATGGTTTAATGGCCATTAAGGGCCAAACTGTTTGCCACCATGGGCAATTCATTGGTTACTGCTACTGTGATCTGAACCCAATGGCATTATGGCAATGCAAGCAACGCAAGGGAGATGGCCTCCCCTGTCAGCTACGCAGTAATAGTTGCACGTCTCACTCAGCATGCGTGCATGCATTCGCTTGACGACAGATGCTTGATGCTGTGAACCGTGCCTGAACGAAGAAGTTATTGCAGTGGGCAGGCCGGCAGTGCTACGAATTGAAGGCACATGAACTCAGCCAATCCGGACACTTCCGTAAGCACTGTGCATGGAAATATCTTGCCATTGCCCCGCCATGGCTAAAGTATAACGCAGGCGGAGGATGGACCTTACTTCAGCTATGGCCCTATGGCATTATAGTACTTTGCTGCATTACTAGCTAGCTGAATCGTGCGATGCCGTCCTAGTCAACTGAACCGCAAACGAAAGGGGCGGGGGCGCTTGATGGTACCACCTTTTTGTTTTAGGTTAAGTGTAAGATTTTCTCATACTAGTTAGGTGCCCATACGTTTCTacaatttatatatatatattatataggtAGACCTTCTTATATAGCGGTTTTTAAAGTATTCATCCACAGACTCAATGACAAGCTAGAGTAACTTAACATACTCCTGACCATGTATATTAGTGTTCTATTTCTTATTTTGGCTACCCCATTCTGTTAGGGCTCACCAGGTGTTGAATACTAGGCAACTATGTCATTTTCTTTCGTGAGCCTCACAAAAGGTCTTAGTACCTATCCATACTCTGTATGTCTTCTGTTGTACTCCCCCAGGATCTGATATTTCTAGTGTGCTATTTCTTCTTTCGGCTACCACTTTCTGTTTGGGCTCACCAAGTGTTTAATACCGAACAACTATGTCATTTTTTAGGAACCTCGCAAAAGGCTCGGGTACCTTCCATATTTTGTATGTCGTTTGTAGTACTCCCCCATGATTTGATATTACTATCTTTATTTTCAAGTCGTGCTGATTCTCAACTTCTACTTTAAGCAATTGAAATTTGTCTAATGCCCCTGACCTTTTCTTAATACGATAAATGTAGTTGTAGCGAGAGTAGTCATCTGTGAAGATTACGAATGAATCGAATCCATCCAATATCCTTACTGGGAATgaccacacacacacatatatatatatatatatatatatgaattatTTCGAATACTCTCatactatgcttagcaattttctTGATCTGCTTCACAAATTTACCATTAATGCAACCTTTGCATTGTCCTAAGTCTGTAAAATCTAAGGGGTGGAGAATCTCTTCCTTGACGAGACGTTCTATTCCCCTCCCCCTTGAAATATGGCCTAAACTATAATGCCATAATTTCGAAGAGGATTCTCTACCATTTCTCTTTTTTCCTGGCTATTCCTGACTGGCTTGGTTTTCTAATGTGTTTAACTCATTAACAATATCACAAGGCGAAAGTAAGTAAAGCATGCCTCATCGGATGGCAAGTcccatattattattattaaactaAATAACACATTATCTATCACAAAGTGACAATGAATATCCTGATCATCTATTCTCGAAACTAAAATTAAGTTCCTTCTCAAGGAAGGAACATAGATTACGTCTCTCAGTGATAATTAAAATTGTTATCTAAGAGTAGAACTAGATCTCCAATGGCTTTTCACATCTGCTTCCTTTTTGTTGGCCACCTTAATTATTCTTTGGCCCTTTGGGAGCCCTCGGTTTGAATAGAAGCCATGTAGAGAATTAGCAACATGAACAGTTTTACCTGAGTCAATCCACTAAGAATAACTAGGATATTCTATGCACACTGACTCATCTACAAAGGTAACTTGGTCCTTACCATTCTCTAGCATGTACTGAAGGAAGTCTGGGCACTTTCTCTTATAGTGTCCCGTCTTCTTGCAGTAGAGGTAAGTGTCAGGGGGATAAGTTTCCAAACTACTTTGGATGGTTGTTGCTGGTTGAAGCCTTGCCAATATATTTTCCCTATTTTTTTTGAAATTCTTTGAGATCTTGTTCAATTTTGGGATGGTGTGTTTGGAAAAGTCAACAGAGTCACCTTTTTGACTCTTCAACCTTTCCTCTTCCCGAACACATTGTACCATTAGCTGATCCAGGTTCCACTTGTCCTGGACACTTGTGTTATAGTGAATGTGAAAGGTGTCAtactcctttggtaatgacttcatAATCATGAATAGTACAAACTTCTCGTGCAATGGTTGCCCAAGGTATTTATTTAACTTAGTTACAATTAAAACCATTTTTGAATGAATGGCCTGACACCACTTCTATAACACCCCGACTGTCGGTAccatgaaactagggtaccccttactactgtatgaagacgcagtacccacgcggctatctttagtcgcgtggtaaaggagtTGTACGTGGGACCAGgacatgactcgccccagcctcaggcgactactctaggccagcaacaacacctgaccccaccacgtgggcggctccggggccgccacgtgtccagagaaagtgatatactccaaggcatcaaaagtgagtccggacccccatgggaaagtgccggacccctggatatacagtccggacctccaagttggtccaggaccccacgtgtacggaccggacccctagaatgAGATCCGGacccccccgtatggggtccgggccgcccacaGTAGGGTCCCAAGGTTCCAGGATAGAACACACTTGTGCCTTAATTAGGGCCCAagcgggggtccggagctgacacgtgtccagacctggtcTAGTGTGATCcggacctatccgcatacacttctgctccccgctcaggcggagacccgatgctgccacatggcATACTGTGCGCGGCATAAGCCAATGGGCGGAACCTAAcatgacgcctctgggctacACACGCCTTCGtattcattacggataagacgtgcgcctgtccattccactgacaggcggcGTGCTCAGTCCACGATACATGGGCGtgcagttactcacacgttaccatatcgagggcaatgactcaccattactcgtatGGTAACTGCCCATCAATGCAGCATGGACTGCGgacatcatgactcccgctgattactcatgcgttactctgtcagcattagttattcacataatgtatttcttccattatgctcctgggcctgcatgtcggggctcagcatccttgtatgtgcctcccttaaactatagcgTTACAAGGGACAGACTCAATCACACTCTCAATACtacttacacacagtggaggtagggtatcacgctccggcggcctgaaccactataatccctcgtgtcctcgtgtgttcatctcgaattcaccaaacaggcaaccgcttaggccccctccttatcttaggattagggcgggtgcgttccgccacccgaccgGTGGATTTCCCcatcgacatttggcgcgccaggtagggggccttGGCTTTATGTTTTTCGCCTATTTTCTCGCTCGATACGATGGTTCAGATCATCGAGCATCGCGACTTGTCTCCCGAGGACTTCCTGATGGAGGAAGGGGCGGCATCTTCCATGCCACGAGGCTCCAAccgccctgcgcctggtgctgctgctaTGCACGCTGCGCAGCAGCACACACCCGCGCAGACCTCTAGGACTTCGTTGAGGGCTTCCCATGGTGGGGCATTGTccgcagccagggagttgttgtgCAACCCACCAAGTTCCACGGCCTCGCTGGGGGCCATGAGACTGGCGCGAAGATGTCGACCGTCTCCTCGACATGGCACATTCTAGCTCGGCCAGACCCAGGCCTCGGTCATTCCGGCGTCAACGCGAGGCGTCGTCATATGTGTGCTgaccctcagtgaggggtgcaTGGACTGAAGATCtgagggcagagctcaaccgccggcGTGCGTGTGAGGATTCTCGAATCTCTCTAAAGAAGGCTGATGATCTGTAGGCAGAGCTCAACCATAGGcatgcgggcgaggatgcccgagtctctctaaagagggcgcgtgagcgctggcaaaacttcgagggtcgcaacctcgaccaggACTTCACTCCAGTTTCACCACAAACTCCAAGGGATGCCTGAATctaggcgggtgtcccattggtcggCGTGGGCTGCGCTGCACTAGCGGATCATCTTCGCGCGGCGACTTGGCCACCCAAGTTTCGGCCACTCCTGCCCGAGAAGTACGGTGGTACATCGAACCTGTtggaattcttgcaggtctacgtcaccgccattacggcagctggTGGAAACACTGTTGTGATGGCAAGCTACTTTcatgtagccttgaccgggccagcccaaacctggctcatgaacctcaccccggggtcgatctactcctgggaagagctctatgCACGGTTCACAGTGAACTTTgccagtgcttatcagcagcatggcgtggaggctcatctccatgcagtgaggcaggaacccgggaGACTCTTCGGACTTTCATCTCCcgtttcaccaaggtacgagggcctatacctcgcatctccgatgcctccattatcactgctttccgatagggggtgcgtgataagaagatgttggagaaattAGCGATGCATGACGTGGAAACCGTCACGACACTCTTCACTTTGGCCGACAAATGTGCCAGAGCTGCTGAGGGCCGTGCATGACACTCGGTGCCGCAAACCGGAGTTACCCAGACGGGCGGCTCAGGTGCCACCACCCAGGGcggtggcaagaagaagaagaagaaccgcggtcATGATAGGCCGCAATCTGGTGCTCCAGTCACTGCAGCTATGGCTGGGGGCCGGGACGAGCGCCGCAAGCGCCCACAACAACAGGGAAGTGACAGTGGGTCATGCCCTGTCCACCCCAACAGCCGCCATAGCGCCTCGGAATGCCAGGAGATCCTGAAGCTCGTGAAATGCatcagctgaaagggaaatgtgcccttgggccatttctaagtattttggtgattgagtgccaactcaagtgcttaaaatgtgaatttatgcaatggatgaacaaagtgcaaatcaagagcaaaggtatgtttctaagtcttagtacattggttttgtgtactaatatatttgtctaagtggtagaaacagaaagaagaagagaagagaagacttggctgtgtacagccaagaggctgtttcggtctggggcaccggactgtccggtggtgcaccggacagtgtccggtggtgcaggctgcctcggccgaagtggccactctcgggaattcgccgacggcgtacggctaaaattcaccggactgtccggtgtgcaccggactgtccggtgagccaacggtcggcagggccaacggtcggccgcgcgatctgcgcgggacacgtggccaagccaacggtcggaagggggcaccggactgtccggtgtgcaccggacatgtccggtgcgccaacggctcccgcatctgcaacggtcggctgcgctgtttaaggaaataaatcgggcaccggacagtatccggtgtgcaccggactgtccggtgcgcccgacgacagaaggcaagatcagccttccagatttgctctcaacggctcccagctgccttggggctataaaagggacccctaggcgcatggaggaggacacaagcaaccttagagcattcttgatcatccacactcagtctttgcgcattcgtttgtcattctcagtgattcgagctcgttctagtgtgaactttgagatagtctcttgagctcgtttcttggccgtgtgtgtgcgcattttgctgtggatttgtgtatgttgcttccctcccttactccgtgcttctttgtgaaattcaattgtaagggcgagagactccaagttgtggagattcctcgcgaacgggaaaagatcaaagtaaagaaaaacaccgtggtattcaagttgatcattggatcacttgagaggagttgagtgcaactctcgtccgttgggacgccacaacgtggagtaggcaaatttagtacttggccgaaccacgggataaccaccgtgtcatctctgtgattgatttcttgtgattattgtgtcttgactcctctctagccacttggcaagtattgtgctaacaattaaccaagtctttgtggctataagtttgatttttacaggatcacctattcaccccccccccctctaggtgctctcaattggtatcagaaccgttctcttcaagaaagggactaaccgcccgaagagatggatcctaaggggaagggaatcgtgatcaacgacaaggaaaaggagtccttcgtcaacgagccaaaagatgataaatccaacgactctggctcgggccacagacgtaaagatgggaagaagaagaagacaaggcgcatcaaggagatcgtctactacgacagcgacgaatcctcttcttcccaaaaggacgacgacaacgactacaggaagacggtcaattcgaacttttcatttgattattctcgtattccacatagttcgaattcgcatttgctttccattcctctcggcaaacctccacactttgatggggaggactacggattttggagtcacaaaatgcgtagtcacttattctctctccatccaagcatatgggagattgtagagaatggaatgaaatttgatagctcggatagccctatgcttataaatgaacaaatccatagaaatgcacaagctactactgtcctcttagcatctttgtgcagggaagaatacaataaggtgagcggcttggacaatgccaagcagatatgggacaccctcaaaatctctcacgagggcaacgacgtcaccatgctcaccaagatggagttggtggaaggcgaacttgggagattcgctatgataaggggagaggagccaacccaaacatacaaccggctcaagacccttgtcaacaaaataaggagctatggaagcacgcgatggacggatcatgacgtcgtccgcctaatgctaaggtcctttaccgttcttgatcctcatttggtgaataatattcgtgagaatcccaggtacaccaaaatgtcgcccgaagaaattcttggaaaatttgtaagcgggcggatgatgatcaaggaggcgaggtacgtcgatgacgcgttgaacggtccaatccacgagcctcaacccattgctctcaaggcatcgagaagcaaggaggcactaccaagcaaggtggcgcaaattgaggcggccggacttaatgatgaagaaatggctctcatcattaagcgcttcaagacgacgttaaggggtcgcaaggagcatcccaacaagaccaagacgaaggggaagcgctcatgcttcaagtgtggtaagattggtcactttatcgctaattgtcccgataatgatagtgaccaggaaaagaagagtggaaaatgggaaaagaagaagaattacaagaaggcaaagggcgaggctcatattggaaaggagtgggattcggattgctcctcgtccgactccgacaacgaaggactcgccgccaccgccttcaacaagtcatccctcttccccaacgagcgtcacacgtgcctcatggctaaggaaaagaaagtaagtactcgaaactctacttatgcttcttctagtgaggatgagtctagtgatgatgaaatagactattcatgcttatttaaaggattagatagatctaagattgacaaaattaatgaattgattgatgctttaaatgataagaataggctactagaaaagcaagaggatctcttgtacgaagaacatgataagtttgtagaggctcaaaaatctcttgcattagaaattaagagaaatgaaatgcttgcttgtgaattgtctacatgccatgattcaatttctaaattaaagagcattaatgatgacttaaatgctaaactagtagaagcacaaaaatctaactcttgtgttgaacatgttgaaatttgcactaggtgtaaggatgttgatattaatgcttgtaatgaacacttagtttccatttcaaaattgaatgatgaattagctagtcttaatgcccaacttaagactagcaagagtgaatttgaaaaactaaaatttgcaagggatgcctacactattggtagacacccctcaattaaggatgggcttggcttcaagagggaa is a genomic window of Zea mays cultivar B73 chromosome 5, Zm-B73-REFERENCE-NAM-5.0, whole genome shotgun sequence containing:
- the LOC100280733 gene encoding ATP-binding cassette sub-family G member 2, whose protein sequence is MGPSGSGKSTLLDALAGRLAANAFLSGTVLLNGRKANLSFGAAAYVTQDDNLIGTLTVRETISYSARLRLPDKMPREEKQALVEGTIVEMGLQDCADTVVGNWHLRGISGGEKRRVSIALEILMRPRLLFLDEPTSGLDSASAFFVTQTLRGLARDGRTVIASVHQPSSEVFLLFDCLYLLSGGRTVYFGKASEACEFFAQAGFPCPPMRNPSDHFLRCINSDFDKVKATLKGSMKARFERSNDDDPLEKMTTSEAMRRLTSYYQHSQCHINAQQKVDEMARLKGTVLDPGGGSQASFLMQAFTLTKRSFVNMSRDFGYYWLRLIIYIVVTLCIGTIYLNVGTGYSSILARGACASFIFGFVTFMSIGGFPSFVEDMKVFQRERLNGHYGVLAFVVSNTVSAMPFLVLITFVSGTLCYFMVRLHPGFTHYLFFVLALYASVTVVESLMMAIASVIPNFLMGIIIGAGIQGIFMLVSGYFRLPHDIPKPFWRYPMSYISFHYWALQGQYQNDLRGLLFDNQDDELPRIPGEFILETVFQIDVARSKWLDLAVLFSMIVIYRLLFFLMIKASEDVTPWLRRYVARRRVRNRRHRKPDLPARTPSLRGYVVDAASLPDDHP